In Alloyangia pacifica, the following proteins share a genomic window:
- a CDS encoding glycerate kinase type-2 family protein → MTDEKTFLTGLFEAAVAAADPEQALRAALPEKPEGRTVVIGLGKGAAQLARAFEMLWDGPIEGVVVTRYGYAVPCAQLRVMEAAHPVPDAAGLEASAALFKAVEGLTEADLVVALVCGGGSALLPAPPEGLTLADEQALNEALLASGAPIGVMNAIRKHASRIKGGRLAAACAPARVVSLIVSDVPGDDPAQVASGPTVPDAVDGAAALAMIEAWNIALPDNVLAHIRSAAAAAPRPDDPVFARNEVKVVASARLSLEAAAAKAEAAGLPAVILSDAMEGEARDVGRVHAAMAREVATRNRPFAAPVVMLSGGETTVTLRGKGGRGGRNTEFLLAFAHAIDGVEGIHALAADTDGIDGTEENAGAFADGSSAARLRAAGGDAMAALSRNDAWGAFDMIGDLFAPGPTGTNVNDFRAVLIKGH, encoded by the coding sequence GTGACTGACGAAAAGACCTTTCTGACCGGGCTCTTCGAAGCCGCGGTGGCTGCCGCGGATCCCGAGCAGGCCTTGCGCGCCGCGCTTCCCGAGAAGCCCGAGGGGCGCACCGTCGTGATTGGCCTCGGCAAGGGCGCGGCGCAGCTCGCGCGCGCCTTCGAGATGCTCTGGGACGGTCCGATCGAGGGGGTTGTTGTGACCCGCTACGGGTATGCCGTGCCCTGCGCGCAGCTCAGGGTCATGGAGGCCGCCCACCCGGTGCCCGACGCGGCCGGGCTCGAGGCGAGCGCGGCGCTCTTCAAGGCGGTCGAGGGGCTGACCGAGGCGGATTTGGTCGTCGCGCTTGTCTGTGGCGGCGGCTCGGCGCTGCTGCCCGCGCCGCCCGAGGGTCTGACGCTGGCCGACGAGCAGGCACTGAACGAGGCGCTCTTGGCCTCGGGGGCTCCGATCGGGGTGATGAACGCCATCCGCAAGCACGCGAGCCGGATCAAGGGCGGGCGGCTGGCAGCCGCCTGCGCCCCGGCAAGGGTGGTGAGCCTCATCGTCTCGGATGTGCCGGGGGACGATCCCGCGCAGGTGGCCTCGGGTCCGACGGTGCCCGACGCGGTGGACGGGGCCGCGGCTTTGGCGATGATCGAGGCCTGGAACATCGCGCTGCCCGACAACGTCCTTGCGCATATCCGCAGCGCGGCCGCTGCCGCGCCGCGGCCGGACGATCCCGTCTTTGCCCGCAACGAGGTGAAGGTTGTCGCCTCGGCCCGGCTGTCGCTGGAAGCCGCCGCTGCGAAGGCCGAGGCGGCGGGCCTGCCGGCGGTGATCCTGTCGGACGCCATGGAGGGCGAGGCGCGCGACGTGGGACGGGTGCATGCGGCGATGGCGCGAGAGGTGGCGACGCGAAACCGGCCCTTTGCCGCGCCGGTGGTGATGCTCTCGGGCGGCGAGACGACGGTGACCCTGCGCGGCAAGGGCGGGCGCGGCGGGCGCAACACCGAGTTTCTGCTCGCCTTTGCCCATGCCATCGACGGGGTGGAGGGCATCCACGCGCTTGCCGCCGACACCGACGGGATCGACGGCACAGAGGAAAATGCCGGGGCCTTTGCCGATGGCAGCAGCGCGGCACGGCTGCGCGCGGCGGGGGGAGATGCCATGGCGGCGCTCTCGCGCAACGACGCCTGGGGGGCTTTCGACATGATCGGCGATCTCTTTGCGCCGGGGCCGACCGGCACCAATGTCAACGACTTCCGCGCGGTGCTCATCAAGGGGCACTGA
- a CDS encoding dihydropteroate synthase yields the protein MTRTVLESKTRTVIMGFDEPFCVIGERINPTGRKKLAAELEAGDFSTVVADALAQVAAGAAVLDVNAGVVYNSNPDPNVTEPPLMRQVIELVQGVVDVPLCIDSSVPGALKAGLEAAEGRPLLNSVTGEEERLERVLPLVKKYGVPVVAISNDDTGISEDPDVRFAVARKIVERAADFGIPAQDIVVDPLVMPVGAMASAGQQVFALVRRLREELGVNTTCGASNISFGLPDRHGINTAFLPMAIGAGMTSAIMNPVAMPATQAKIAAKKAELEAAGVILPPLEDAAFVRLFGLGAMSAGPGAEMRAIRAANFLMNKDPHGTAWIAMNKGEEGAGEPRGGRRGGRRRRA from the coding sequence ATGACCCGCACCGTTCTCGAGTCGAAGACCCGCACCGTGATCATGGGCTTCGACGAGCCCTTCTGCGTGATCGGCGAGCGGATCAATCCCACCGGGCGCAAGAAGCTGGCGGCCGAGTTGGAGGCCGGCGATTTCTCCACCGTTGTCGCCGATGCGCTGGCGCAGGTGGCGGCGGGCGCGGCAGTGCTCGATGTGAACGCGGGCGTGGTCTACAACTCCAACCCCGACCCGAATGTCACCGAGCCACCGCTGATGCGGCAGGTGATCGAGCTGGTGCAGGGCGTGGTGGATGTGCCTCTCTGCATTGACAGCTCGGTGCCCGGTGCGCTCAAGGCCGGGCTCGAGGCCGCCGAGGGCCGCCCGCTGCTGAACTCGGTCACCGGCGAGGAGGAGCGGCTCGAGCGCGTGCTGCCGCTTGTGAAGAAATACGGCGTGCCGGTGGTGGCGATTTCGAACGACGACACCGGCATTTCCGAAGACCCCGACGTGCGCTTCGCGGTGGCGCGCAAGATCGTCGAACGGGCGGCGGATTTCGGCATTCCGGCGCAGGACATCGTGGTGGATCCGCTGGTGATGCCGGTGGGGGCAATGGCCAGCGCCGGGCAGCAGGTTTTTGCCCTTGTCCGGCGGCTGCGCGAGGAACTCGGGGTGAACACCACCTGCGGCGCCTCGAACATCTCTTTCGGTCTGCCCGACCGGCACGGGATCAACACCGCCTTTCTGCCCATGGCGATCGGCGCGGGGATGACCTCGGCGATCATGAACCCCGTCGCCATGCCGGCGACCCAGGCAAAGATCGCCGCGAAGAAAGCCGAACTGGAGGCCGCCGGGGTGATCCTGCCGCCGCTGGAGGATGCGGCGTTCGTGCGGCTCTTCGGGCTGGGGGCGATGAGCGCCGGTCCCGGCGCCGAGATGCGGGCGATCCGTGCGGCGAACTTCCTGATGAACAAGGACCCGCACGGCACCGCCTGGATCGCGATGAACAAGGGCGAGGAAGGCGCCGGCGAGCCCCGTGGCGGTCGGCGCGGCGGGCGCCGGCGGCGGGCCTAG
- a CDS encoding lipocalin — MRIHRVSNSLAALLALALLGACAAKAPPAAVAIPLRNPTAPVGSQADAGLARLQGDWTVTEGAGMPAGARIEINGSELRIDGVALPLTEEMPGRLRVGQEVLWVHWIDADNRTAALGEPGGGRVWIMDRRGAPGERRAAAREILDWYGYDLSRMGAG, encoded by the coding sequence ATGCGCATCCATCGTGTTTCAAATTCCCTCGCGGCGCTGCTGGCGTTGGCGCTGCTGGGCGCCTGCGCGGCCAAGGCGCCACCCGCGGCGGTGGCGATACCGCTGCGCAATCCGACGGCGCCCGTGGGCTCGCAGGCCGATGCCGGTCTGGCCCGGTTGCAGGGGGATTGGACGGTGACCGAAGGCGCCGGCATGCCCGCGGGGGCGCGGATCGAGATCAACGGCTCCGAGCTGCGCATCGACGGGGTCGCGCTGCCGCTGACCGAGGAGATGCCGGGGCGTCTTCGGGTCGGGCAGGAGGTTCTCTGGGTCCACTGGATCGACGCCGACAACCGCACGGCTGCCCTGGGCGAGCCGGGCGGCGGCCGGGTCTGGATCATGGATCGCCGCGGCGCTCCCGGTGAGCGCAGAGCGGCGGCGCGCGAGATTCTCGACTGGTACGGCTACGATCTATCGCGGATGGGCGCGGGCTGA
- a CDS encoding 5,10-methylenetetrahydrofolate reductase: MTLLNFRRRRPSAPQLPPSALEGYSIEVMPRTAAQIGDFRALLPESTRIYIAHIDGTPIDEMVATAARLVAEGFSVMPHFPARSIPDAATLQDWIARYQGEAGINEGLILAGGIPAPRGDFHASMQLLETGLFDRAGFTRLHVAGHPEGNRDIDPDGSDRTVMQALRWKQAFAERTDAQMGLVTQFAFDPAPVLDWARRLRAETISLPVHLGIAGPAKLQTLIRFAVTCGVGPSMKVLQKRARDVSKLLLPYEPTDFVAEIARACAAEPDLPIARLHLFPLGGIPAATDWAARHGGAAAQPAARAV, translated from the coding sequence ATGACGCTGCTGAACTTCCGTCGCCGACGCCCCTCCGCCCCGCAGCTGCCACCCTCGGCGCTCGAGGGCTACTCGATCGAGGTCATGCCGCGCACCGCGGCGCAGATCGGCGACTTCCGCGCCCTGCTGCCCGAATCCACCCGCATCTACATCGCCCATATCGACGGTACCCCGATCGACGAGATGGTGGCCACCGCCGCCCGTCTCGTCGCCGAGGGCTTCAGCGTCATGCCGCATTTCCCGGCCCGCTCGATCCCCGATGCCGCCACGCTCCAGGACTGGATCGCCCGCTACCAGGGCGAAGCCGGGATCAACGAGGGTCTGATCCTCGCCGGCGGCATCCCCGCGCCGCGCGGCGACTTTCACGCCTCCATGCAACTGCTCGAGACCGGGCTCTTCGACCGCGCCGGCTTCACCCGGCTGCACGTCGCCGGCCACCCGGAGGGCAACCGCGACATCGATCCCGACGGCTCCGACCGCACGGTGATGCAGGCACTGCGCTGGAAACAGGCCTTCGCGGAGCGCACGGATGCGCAGATGGGGCTGGTGACGCAATTCGCCTTCGACCCTGCCCCGGTGCTGGACTGGGCGCGCCGTCTGCGCGCCGAGACCATCTCGCTTCCCGTCCATCTCGGCATCGCCGGGCCTGCCAAGCTGCAGACGCTGATCCGCTTCGCCGTCACCTGCGGCGTCGGACCCTCGATGAAGGTGCTGCAGAAGCGCGCCCGCGACGTCAGCAAGCTGCTGCTGCCCTACGAGCCCACCGACTTCGTCGCCGAGATCGCCCGCGCCTGTGCCGCCGAGCCCGACCTGCCTATCGCGCGGTTGCATCTCTTCCCGCTCGGGGGCATCCCTGCTGCGACGGACTGGGCCGCCCGCCACGGCGGCGCCGCCGCGCAGCCGGCCGCACGCGCCGTCTGA
- a CDS encoding RlmE family RNA methyltransferase has protein sequence MAKKPDGKNTSGRGQRDLKVKVKSARGRKLSSTRWLQRQLNDPYVKRAQTEGYRGRAAFKILELDEKYRFLVPGARVVDLGCAPGGWCQVAVPRVNALGEKAGKAVGTVLGVDLQEVTPIAGAEIHQLDFMEDGADDKVKEWLGGKADVVMSDMAASSSGHKQTDHLRIIALCEAAAYLAFDVLEEGGTFVAKVLAGGAEGSLQQILKQRFDKVANVKPPASRSDSSEKFVVATGFRG, from the coding sequence ATGGCGAAGAAACCGGACGGAAAGAACACTTCGGGACGTGGCCAGCGCGATCTGAAGGTCAAGGTGAAGTCGGCGCGCGGGCGCAAGCTCAGCTCGACCCGCTGGCTGCAGCGGCAGCTCAACGATCCCTACGTGAAGCGCGCCCAGACCGAGGGTTATCGGGGCCGCGCCGCCTTCAAGATCCTTGAGCTTGACGAGAAATACCGTTTCCTCGTTCCCGGCGCGCGGGTGGTGGATCTCGGCTGCGCCCCCGGCGGCTGGTGCCAGGTGGCGGTGCCGCGGGTCAACGCGCTCGGCGAGAAGGCGGGCAAGGCGGTGGGCACCGTGCTCGGGGTTGACCTGCAGGAGGTCACGCCGATTGCCGGGGCCGAGATTCACCAGCTCGACTTCATGGAGGATGGCGCCGACGACAAGGTCAAGGAGTGGCTCGGCGGCAAGGCCGACGTGGTCATGTCCGACATGGCGGCGTCCTCTTCGGGACACAAGCAGACCGACCACCTGCGGATCATCGCGCTCTGCGAGGCGGCGGCCTATCTTGCCTTCGATGTGCTCGAGGAGGGCGGCACCTTCGTCGCCAAGGTGCTGGCGGGCGGGGCCGAGGGCTCGTTGCAGCAAATCCTCAAGCAGCGTTTCGACAAGGTCGCCAACGTGAAGCCGCCGGCGAGCCGTTCGGATTCGTCGGAGAAATTTGTCGTCGCCACCGGGTTCCGGGGCTGA
- a CDS encoding AraC family transcriptional regulator has translation MSTMKTFPLRPSAHHGITAHEIRSPLAETTYGLRAGNACLLALQSGRGRVLIGARDMEIEAPRFVWLAPGRDGALKLSPGSRGELVTLSKGALARVLPGSAFDDELSQVLAADLSVALAAQRERVARRMAELREELAESAPGVEIMAGHMLSMLLIQLWRGVKEGRARPDVATGGLVQGFVQLAGLHLREHWEVGDYARALGVSRDRLAGAVRRATGRSPQTWLHEALHREAAELLTNSGLQVAQVGFRLGFSDPAYFNRFFKRMEGVPPSRFRRRMAKRSAPATSYAAWP, from the coding sequence ATGAGCACGATGAAAACCTTCCCGCTTCGGCCCTCGGCGCATCACGGCATCACCGCGCATGAGATCCGCAGCCCTCTGGCCGAAACGACCTATGGGCTGCGCGCCGGAAACGCCTGTTTGCTGGCGCTGCAATCGGGGCGCGGCCGGGTGCTGATCGGCGCGCGCGACATGGAGATAGAGGCGCCACGATTCGTCTGGCTGGCCCCGGGGCGGGACGGGGCGTTGAAGCTCTCGCCGGGCAGCCGCGGCGAGCTGGTGACCTTGTCGAAGGGGGCGCTGGCGCGGGTGCTGCCCGGCTCTGCCTTCGATGACGAGTTGAGCCAAGTCCTGGCGGCGGACCTTTCGGTGGCGCTGGCTGCGCAGCGCGAGCGCGTTGCCCGGCGCATGGCCGAACTGCGCGAGGAACTGGCCGAGAGCGCGCCGGGGGTCGAGATCATGGCCGGGCACATGCTGTCGATGCTGCTGATCCAGCTCTGGCGCGGGGTGAAGGAGGGCCGGGCGCGGCCCGATGTGGCGACGGGCGGGCTGGTGCAGGGCTTCGTGCAACTCGCGGGTCTGCACCTGCGCGAGCACTGGGAGGTGGGCGATTACGCGCGGGCCCTGGGCGTGTCTCGGGACCGGCTGGCGGGGGCGGTGCGCCGCGCCACGGGACGCTCGCCGCAGACCTGGCTGCACGAGGCGCTGCACCGCGAGGCGGCGGAGTTGCTGACGAACTCGGGGCTGCAGGTGGCGCAGGTGGGGTTCCGGCTCGGGTTTTCCGACCCAGCCTATTTCAACAGGTTTTTCAAACGGATGGAGGGCGTTCCTCCAAGCCGATTCCGGCGCCGCATGGCCAAGCGCAGTGCCCCGGCGACGTCTTACGCGGCCTGGCCGTGA
- a CDS encoding virulence factor, whose product MTEITLLYWRDIPAQVIVGSGRRAAKCVLPARFEAAIDRAAMRSGAKGTDSYLSAWRRGPAPPQQGDAQQIAAALAARLDKDFGPERLATLVDQDGWADRPTEGKGPR is encoded by the coding sequence ATGACCGAAATCACCCTCCTCTACTGGCGCGACATCCCTGCGCAGGTGATCGTCGGCTCCGGTCGCCGCGCGGCAAAATGCGTGCTGCCCGCCCGTTTCGAGGCCGCCATCGACCGCGCTGCCATGCGCAGCGGCGCAAAGGGAACCGACTCCTACCTGTCGGCCTGGCGCCGCGGCCCGGCACCGCCGCAGCAGGGCGACGCACAGCAGATCGCCGCGGCGCTCGCTGCCCGGCTGGACAAGGACTTCGGCCCCGAGCGTCTCGCCACGCTGGTCGATCAGGACGGCTGGGCAGATCGCCCGACCGAGGGGAAAGGACCCAGATGA
- a CDS encoding TRAP transporter substrate-binding protein, translated as MKTKLARTAVAALALSVAAGGAWAQDYTFKLHHFLGAKAPAQTDMLEPWAKAVEENSGGKVKIEIYPSMTLGGRPPELINQVRDGVVDLIWTVNGYTPGLFPRTEVMELPNVFINDPVATNLAMLDMYDAYLKDDYAGVEPMFLHVHAGQAIHTVDKEIRKPEDLAGLKMRIPTRTGAWVIEALGATPVSMPVPDLPQALSKKVVDGAFIPWEIIPALKLQDQTEYQIEGADKTRFGTTTFQVSMNKARWDGLPEDIQKAFRDASGRDWLIEVGNIWRNIDERGIKVATDASNTHVTLTEEETAAFETALEPVVDRWVEDVSAKGIDGAAMVAMARERIKANAEESMSN; from the coding sequence ATGAAAACCAAACTGGCAAGAACCGCAGTCGCGGCCCTGGCCCTGAGCGTCGCCGCCGGCGGCGCATGGGCGCAGGACTACACCTTCAAGCTGCACCATTTCCTGGGGGCCAAGGCCCCGGCGCAGACCGACATGCTCGAGCCCTGGGCGAAGGCGGTCGAGGAGAACTCGGGCGGCAAGGTGAAGATCGAGATCTATCCCTCGATGACCCTCGGCGGGCGCCCGCCCGAGCTGATCAACCAAGTGCGCGATGGCGTAGTGGATCTCATCTGGACGGTGAACGGCTACACGCCGGGCCTGTTCCCGCGCACCGAGGTGATGGAGCTGCCCAACGTCTTCATCAACGACCCGGTGGCCACGAACCTCGCGATGCTCGACATGTACGACGCGTATCTCAAGGATGACTACGCAGGCGTCGAGCCGATGTTCCTGCACGTCCACGCGGGCCAGGCCATCCACACGGTCGACAAGGAAATCCGCAAGCCGGAGGACCTCGCAGGGCTCAAGATGCGCATTCCCACCCGCACAGGTGCCTGGGTGATCGAAGCCCTCGGCGCAACACCGGTCTCGATGCCGGTTCCGGACCTGCCGCAGGCCCTGTCGAAGAAGGTCGTCGACGGCGCCTTCATCCCCTGGGAGATCATCCCGGCACTGAAGCTGCAGGACCAGACCGAGTACCAGATCGAGGGTGCGGACAAGACCCGCTTCGGCACGACGACCTTCCAGGTCTCGATGAACAAGGCGCGCTGGGACGGTCTTCCCGAGGACATCCAGAAAGCGTTCCGCGACGCGTCGGGACGTGACTGGTTGATCGAGGTCGGCAACATCTGGCGCAACATCGACGAGCGCGGCATCAAGGTCGCGACCGACGCTAGCAACACCCATGTGACGCTCACCGAGGAAGAGACCGCAGCCTTCGAGACCGCGCTCGAGCCGGTGGTCGACCGCTGGGTCGAGGATGTCTCGGCCAAGGGCATCGACGGCGCCGCCATGGTCGCCATGGCCCGCGAGCGGATCAAGGCCAATGCCGAAGAGAGCATGAGCAACTGA
- a CDS encoding aldehyde dehydrogenase: MDSLNLFIDGEHVPAEDSREFERANPVSGEVATRAAAASKADAIRAVDAAAAAFPEWAAVAPGQRRKLLIKASEALTARGDDIVAAMKAEIGATEAWARFNVMLAADMLLEAASLTTQIKGEIVPSNRPGSTAYAVRQPAGVVLAMAPWNAPVILGVRSIATPLACGNTVVMKTSELCPRTHALILEAVSEAGLPKGVVNAISNAPEDAPELVETLIAHPAVRRVNFTGSTRVGRIVAELSARHLKPSLLELGGKAPFIVLDDADIPAAVAAAGFGAYMNQGQICMSTERIIVMDEIADAFVAAFAEKVESLTAGDPTEGKAPLGSLVNIGAADRIRDLIEDAVQKGARLIGGGGEGTILNAAALDGVTPQMRLYSEESFGPVSSIIRVGSVDEAVRVANESEFGLSAAVFGRDQARAMAVARRIESGICHVNGPTVHDEAQMPFGGVKDSGYGRFGGTWGVAEFTELRWLTTQDGDLHYPI; encoded by the coding sequence ATGGACAGCCTGAACCTCTTTATCGACGGCGAGCACGTACCCGCCGAAGACAGCCGCGAGTTCGAACGCGCCAACCCGGTGTCGGGCGAAGTCGCCACGCGTGCCGCAGCGGCCAGCAAGGCCGACGCGATCCGCGCGGTGGATGCCGCTGCCGCGGCCTTCCCCGAGTGGGCCGCCGTCGCCCCCGGCCAGCGCCGCAAGCTGCTGATCAAGGCCTCGGAAGCACTGACCGCGCGTGGCGACGACATCGTCGCCGCGATGAAGGCCGAGATCGGCGCGACCGAGGCCTGGGCCCGGTTCAACGTCATGCTCGCCGCAGACATGCTGCTGGAAGCGGCCAGCCTGACCACCCAAATCAAGGGCGAGATCGTGCCCTCGAACCGCCCCGGATCGACTGCCTACGCGGTGCGCCAGCCCGCAGGCGTGGTGCTCGCCATGGCGCCCTGGAACGCGCCGGTGATCCTTGGCGTGCGCTCGATCGCGACGCCGCTGGCCTGCGGCAACACCGTGGTGATGAAGACCTCGGAGCTCTGCCCGCGCACCCATGCGCTGATCCTCGAGGCCGTGTCCGAAGCGGGCCTGCCCAAGGGCGTGGTCAACGCCATCTCCAACGCGCCCGAGGATGCGCCCGAACTGGTCGAGACGCTGATCGCCCACCCCGCCGTGCGCCGGGTGAACTTCACCGGCTCCACCCGCGTCGGCCGGATCGTCGCCGAGCTCTCGGCACGGCACCTCAAGCCGTCCCTGCTCGAACTGGGCGGCAAGGCGCCCTTCATCGTCCTCGATGACGCCGACATCCCCGCCGCCGTCGCGGCTGCCGGTTTCGGCGCCTACATGAACCAGGGCCAGATCTGCATGTCGACCGAGCGCATCATCGTCATGGACGAGATCGCCGACGCCTTCGTCGCGGCCTTTGCCGAGAAGGTCGAGAGCCTCACCGCGGGCGACCCGACCGAGGGCAAGGCCCCCCTCGGCAGCCTCGTCAACATCGGCGCCGCCGACCGCATCCGCGACCTCATCGAGGACGCCGTGCAAAAGGGCGCGCGGCTGATCGGCGGCGGCGGCGAGGGCACCATTCTCAACGCCGCGGCGCTGGATGGCGTGACCCCGCAGATGCGTCTCTATTCCGAGGAAAGCTTCGGCCCGGTGTCCTCGATCATCCGCGTAGGCTCGGTCGACGAGGCGGTGCGCGTGGCCAACGAAAGCGAGTTCGGCCTGTCCGCGGCGGTCTTCGGCCGCGATCAGGCCCGCGCCATGGCGGTCGCGCGGCGCATCGAAAGCGGGATCTGTCACGTCAACGGCCCGACCGTGCACGACGAGGCGCAAATGCCCTTCGGCGGGGTGAAGGATTCAGGCTACGGTCGCTTCGGCGGCACGTGGGGAGTCGCCGAGTTTACCGAATTGCGCTGGCTCACCACGCAGGACGGCGATCTGCACTACCCGATCTAA
- a CDS encoding Ppx/GppA phosphatase family protein, which translates to MAPRRPRGAGAFPKPVESPAPNKPDPNALYAALDLGTNSCRMLIAQPKGSQFHVIDSFSKSVQLGHGLERSGRLSRASMARTVAALRVCQQKIRRHEVVRMRLVATEACRRAKNSRDFIRQIKRETGLEMEIIQPEEEARLAVISCAPLVSTRTEQLLVVDIGGGSTELVWIDLSSVPNRDRPRAIMRLHSGFHPPESPFPAAKVVDWISVPLGVATLRDQFNDVQDDAARYALMSWFFEENLSEFAPYKDAQSREGFQIIGTSGTVTTVAASHLGLRRYDRTKVDGLRMSSDQIEAVIGKYLEMGPAGRRRDPRIGHDRQALIMSGAAILQALLRIWPTDRLSVADRGLREGLLYAQMSVDGVLEDGPL; encoded by the coding sequence ATGGCGCCAAGGCGTCCCAGAGGTGCGGGCGCTTTCCCGAAACCGGTCGAGAGCCCCGCGCCGAACAAACCCGATCCGAATGCGCTCTATGCGGCGCTGGATCTGGGGACCAACAGTTGTCGCATGCTGATTGCCCAGCCAAAGGGCAGCCAGTTCCATGTGATCGACTCGTTTTCCAAATCCGTCCAGCTCGGGCATGGCCTCGAGCGGAGCGGACGGCTGTCGCGTGCCTCGATGGCGCGCACCGTCGCCGCGCTGCGGGTCTGCCAGCAGAAAATCCGCCGCCACGAGGTGGTGCGCATGCGGTTGGTCGCGACCGAGGCCTGCCGGAGGGCAAAGAACTCCCGCGACTTCATCCGCCAGATCAAGCGCGAGACCGGCCTCGAGATGGAGATCATCCAGCCCGAGGAGGAAGCCCGTCTCGCGGTGATCTCTTGCGCGCCGCTGGTCTCGACCCGCACCGAGCAGCTTCTGGTGGTGGACATCGGTGGCGGCTCGACCGAGCTGGTGTGGATCGACCTGTCGTCGGTGCCCAACCGCGACCGGCCGCGCGCCATCATGCGGCTCCATTCAGGATTCCATCCGCCGGAAAGCCCGTTTCCCGCCGCCAAGGTGGTCGACTGGATCTCGGTGCCGCTGGGGGTGGCGACGCTGCGCGACCAGTTCAACGATGTGCAGGACGACGCTGCGCGTTACGCGTTGATGAGCTGGTTCTTTGAGGAGAACCTTTCGGAATTCGCGCCCTACAAGGATGCGCAGAGCCGCGAGGGCTTCCAGATCATCGGCACCTCGGGCACGGTGACCACCGTGGCGGCCTCGCACCTGGGGCTGCGGCGCTACGACCGGACCAAGGTGGACGGGCTGCGCATGTCCTCGGACCAGATAGAGGCGGTGATCGGCAAGTACCTCGAGATGGGTCCGGCGGGGCGGCGGCGCGACCCGCGGATCGGCCATGACAGGCAGGCGCTGATCATGTCCGGCGCGGCGATCCTGCAGGCGCTCTTGCGGATCTGGCCGACCGACCGGCTGTCGGTGGCTGACAGGGGGCTGCGCGAGGGGCTGCTCTACGCGCAGATGTCGGTGGATGGTGTTCTGGAGGACGGGCCGCTATAG
- a CDS encoding TRAP transporter small permease — MFAAEVQNRSGVSAAVARLVTFWALLGGALLLVIVLINVASVVGAVVLKPFPGDFELTEMGVAVAVFAFLPYCQLTDANVTADIFTANAPRPMLAVLRALASLIAFGFAGILVWRMYLGMLDQKAYNYTTTILQVPIWWAFVPILVSLALLIAAAAVTFRESLEEART; from the coding sequence ATGTTCGCCGCAGAAGTTCAGAACCGCAGCGGAGTTTCCGCTGCGGTCGCACGGCTTGTCACCTTCTGGGCGCTGCTGGGCGGCGCGCTGTTGCTGGTGATCGTGCTGATCAACGTCGCCTCGGTCGTCGGTGCCGTGGTGCTCAAACCCTTTCCCGGCGATTTCGAGCTCACCGAGATGGGCGTGGCGGTGGCGGTCTTTGCCTTCCTGCCCTACTGCCAGCTCACCGACGCCAACGTCACCGCCGACATCTTCACCGCGAACGCCCCCCGCCCGATGCTGGCGGTGCTGCGGGCGCTCGCCTCGCTGATCGCCTTTGGCTTCGCCGGCATCCTCGTCTGGCGCATGTACCTCGGGATGCTTGACCAGAAGGCCTACAATTACACGACGACGATCCTACAGGTGCCGATCTGGTGGGCCTTCGTGCCGATCCTCGTCTCGCTGGCGCTGCTCATTGCCGCCGCCGCCGTCACCTTCCGCGAAAGCCTGGAGGAGGCCCGGACATGA
- a CDS encoding HAD family hydrolase — MIKALLFDLDGTLLHSDPLHFEVFADLYAERGRELTEAGYLSDIHGRHNLESFPEIFPGEDAHALSDLKEARFRDRLVAGHAPMPGAEALLDHAQARGWRIAVVTNAPRANAEVMLDAIGLRDRIELLVIGDECRRAKPDPEPYIAAMRTFDVAPRACIAFEDSPSGMRAAAASGAHTVGIRSSGLSVSQLRDAGAQTVITDYTDPALAELLTRLE; from the coding sequence ATGATCAAGGCACTCCTCTTCGACCTCGACGGCACGCTGCTTCACTCGGACCCGCTGCATTTCGAGGTCTTCGCCGATCTCTACGCCGAACGCGGGCGCGAGCTGACAGAGGCGGGGTACCTGTCGGACATCCACGGGCGGCACAATCTCGAGAGTTTCCCCGAGATCTTCCCCGGCGAGGATGCCCACGCCCTGTCAGACCTCAAGGAGGCCCGCTTCCGTGACCGGCTTGTGGCCGGCCATGCGCCGATGCCCGGGGCAGAGGCGCTGCTGGATCACGCGCAGGCACGGGGCTGGCGCATCGCCGTGGTCACCAACGCGCCGCGCGCCAACGCCGAGGTGATGCTGGACGCCATCGGGCTGCGGGACCGGATCGAGCTTCTGGTGATCGGCGACGAATGCCGCCGCGCCAAGCCCGACCCCGAGCCCTATATCGCCGCCATGCGCACCTTCGACGTGGCTCCCCGCGCCTGCATCGCCTTCGAGGACAGCCCCTCGGGCATGCGCGCCGCTGCCGCCTCGGGCGCGCACACGGTCGGGATCCGCTCGTCGGGCCTGAGCGTCTCGCAGCTGCGGGACGCCGGGGCGCAGACCGTCATCACCGATTACACCGACCCCGCGCTCGCCGAGCTGCTGACCAGGCTGGAATAG